From the Chromatiales bacterium 21-64-14 genome, one window contains:
- a CDS encoding AAA family ATPase, translated as MLIHPTLDKLQHLQLTGMRKALAEQIDLPDIEDLSFEERLGLLVDREITERDDRRLKTRLRQAKLRQQAAIEDIDYRHPRGLDKAMIAGLVNGAWIKAHHNILITGPTGVGKTWLACALAHKACRDGYRVHYLRLPRLFQELPIAKGDGRYPKLLAALAKTDVLVLDDWGLSTFTDEQRRDVLEILEDRHGRRATLITSQLPVEHWHEIIGDPTLADAILDRLVHTAYKINLKGESMRKRKSKLTHTPDSE; from the coding sequence ATGCTGATCCATCCCACACTCGATAAACTGCAACACCTGCAACTCACCGGCATGCGCAAAGCGCTTGCCGAACAAATCGACCTGCCCGACATCGAGGACTTGAGCTTCGAAGAACGCCTCGGGCTGCTCGTCGATCGGGAGATCACCGAACGCGATGACCGGCGCCTCAAGACACGGCTGCGCCAAGCCAAGCTGCGCCAGCAGGCAGCCATCGAGGATATCGATTACCGCCATCCGCGCGGTCTCGACAAGGCCATGATCGCCGGCTTGGTAAATGGTGCGTGGATCAAGGCGCATCACAACATCCTCATCACCGGCCCGACCGGTGTCGGCAAGACCTGGCTCGCCTGCGCACTCGCGCACAAGGCGTGTCGGGACGGCTATCGGGTTCACTATCTGCGCCTCCCACGGCTGTTCCAGGAACTGCCCATCGCCAAAGGCGATGGCCGTTACCCGAAGCTGCTTGCCGCGCTCGCCAAGACCGATGTGCTGGTGCTCGATGACTGGGGGTTATCCACGTTCACCGATGAGCAACGCCGCGATGTGCTGGAAATCCTCGAGGACCGGCACGGACGACGCGCCACGCTCATCACCAGTCAACTGCCGGTCGAGCACTGGCACGAGATCATCGGCGATCCGACACTGGCCGATGCCATCCTCGACCGGCTGGTGCACACCGCTTACAAGATCAATCTGAAAGGGGAATCCATGCGCAAACGCAAATCCAAGTTGACGCACACACCGGACTCAGAGTAA
- a CDS encoding IS21 family transposase produces the protein MPAERLSMRKIREVLRLKWDGGVSNRRIAQSCAIGRPAVTEYLRRAADAGLSWPLPADLDDAALERRLFPRPASLPADLRTVPDWAQMHQELKRKGVTLVLLWQEYKVTCPEGYQYSAFCMHYRAWRGTRDVVMRQSHRAGERLFVDYCGPTMPVIDSSSGEIHTAQIFVAVLGASNYTYAEATWTQTLPDWISAHVRAFAFFGGSPALLVPDNLKSAVTRAHRYEPDLNPTCQEMAAHYGVAVLPARACKPRDKAKVEAGVLLVERWILARLRHQTFFSLAELNLAIAQLLADLNRRPFKKLPGSRQEWFDTLERPALQPLPDTPYDYAEWKKARVNIDYHIEVEGHYYSVPYQLVKQTLDVRIGAQVVECLHQGKRVASHRRAHSKGRHTTVTEHMPRAHQQYAQWTPQRLVRWAQQTGAATARVVEAILASRPHPQHGFRSCLGILRLGKTYGDTRLESACQRALVLGAPSYRSIESILKRGLDRTPLPEPASAADAIDHPNIRGPEYYH, from the coding sequence ATGCCGGCAGAGAGGTTATCCATGCGCAAGATAAGAGAAGTGCTACGTCTGAAATGGGACGGCGGGGTCAGCAACCGCCGCATTGCGCAGAGCTGTGCCATTGGCCGTCCCGCCGTGACCGAGTATCTGCGCCGGGCGGCTGACGCGGGGTTGTCATGGCCGCTACCGGCGGACCTGGACGATGCGGCGCTGGAACGGCGGCTGTTCCCGCGACCGGCCTCCTTGCCGGCGGATCTGCGCACGGTGCCGGACTGGGCGCAGATGCATCAAGAACTCAAACGCAAAGGCGTGACGCTGGTGCTGCTCTGGCAGGAGTACAAGGTCACGTGTCCGGAAGGGTATCAGTACAGCGCGTTCTGCATGCATTACCGTGCCTGGCGGGGCACGCGCGATGTCGTGATGCGCCAGAGTCACCGGGCGGGCGAGAGGCTGTTCGTGGATTACTGCGGCCCGACCATGCCGGTGATCGATAGCAGCAGCGGTGAGATCCACACCGCGCAGATCTTTGTGGCCGTGCTCGGCGCGAGCAACTACACCTACGCCGAGGCCACGTGGACACAGACACTGCCGGACTGGATCAGTGCGCATGTGCGGGCGTTCGCGTTCTTCGGTGGCAGCCCGGCGCTGCTGGTGCCCGATAACCTGAAGTCCGCCGTGACGCGCGCGCACCGCTATGAGCCGGACCTCAATCCCACCTGCCAGGAGATGGCGGCGCACTACGGTGTCGCGGTGCTGCCGGCCCGTGCCTGCAAGCCCCGCGACAAGGCCAAGGTTGAAGCGGGCGTGCTGCTGGTGGAGCGTTGGATCCTAGCGCGACTGCGCCACCAGACCTTCTTCAGTCTCGCCGAACTGAACCTTGCGATCGCACAACTGCTGGCGGATCTTAACCGGCGACCCTTCAAGAAGCTGCCCGGCTCGCGCCAGGAGTGGTTCGATACCCTGGAGCGCCCGGCACTGCAACCGTTGCCGGACACGCCCTACGACTACGCCGAGTGGAAGAAGGCGCGCGTGAACATTGACTATCACATTGAGGTCGAGGGGCACTATTACTCGGTGCCCTATCAGCTGGTGAAGCAAACGCTGGATGTGCGCATCGGCGCGCAGGTCGTGGAGTGTCTGCACCAGGGCAAGCGTGTCGCCAGCCACCGGCGCGCGCACAGTAAAGGGCGCCACACCACGGTGACCGAGCACATGCCACGGGCGCATCAGCAGTATGCGCAGTGGACGCCACAGCGGCTGGTGCGCTGGGCGCAGCAGACCGGTGCTGCCACCGCACGCGTCGTCGAAGCGATCCTGGCATCGCGCCCGCATCCGCAACACGGCTTCCGCTCATGCCTGGGCATCCTGCGTCTGGGCAAGACCTATGGCGATACGCGTCTGGAATCGGCGTGTCAGCGGGCGCTGGTCCTTGGCGCGCCGAGTTACCGCAGCATCGAATCCATCCTCAAGCGCGGTCTGGACCGGACCCCGCTGCCCGAACCCGCGTCCGCCGCCGATGCCATTGATCACCCCAATATCCGGGGACCCGAGTATTACCACTAA